One region of Strigops habroptila isolate Jane chromosome 11, bStrHab1.2.pri, whole genome shotgun sequence genomic DNA includes:
- the MON1A gene encoding vacuolar fusion protein MON1 homolog A isoform X2, producing the protein MAADVHKKKGWEVPNGSLTPGDGQHTERSESPTPGLAQGTEPGAGQEGAMFVHTRSYEDLTSPEDGAAAARSPERRGEPGEPTTMEQISKDFSELSTQLTGMALDLEEEMRQSKEGKLEPSPQTTRRDSVLSGKEEEDVTMDAWRMHRKHVFVLSEAGKPVYSRYGSEEALSSTMGVMMALVSFLEAEKNAIRSIHADGYKVVFVRRSPLVLVAVARTRQSEQEIAHELLYIYYQILSLLTWTQLNHIFQQKQNYDLRRLLAGSERITDNLLDLMAHDPSFLMGAVRCLPLAASVRDAVSSSLQQAKAKSLVFSILLSGNQLVSLVRKKDQFLHPIDLHLLFNLISSSSSFREGEAWTPICLPKFNSSGFFHAHISYLEQEMDLCLLLVSTDREDFFTVSDCKRRFQERLRRRGVHHALQEALRTPFYSVAQVGIPDLRHFIYKSKSSGLFTR; encoded by the exons ATGGCTGCGGATGTCCACAAGAAGAAAGGCTGGGAAGTGCCCAACGGGTCCCTGACACCGGGAGATGGGCAGCACACAGAGCGGTCCGAGAGCCCCACGCCGGGGCTGGCGCAGGGGACGGAGCCAG GGGCGGGCCAGGAGGGAGCCATGTTCGTGCACACCCGCTCCTATGAGGACCTGACGAGTCCCGAGGACGGGGCGGCCGCAGCACGGAGCCCGGAGAGGCGGGGGGAGCCGGGCGAGCCGACCACCATGGAGCAGATCAGCAAGGACTTCAGCGAGCTGAGCACGCAGCTCACGGGCATGGCCCTGGAcctggaggaggagatgagGCAGAGCAAGGAGGGGAAGCTGGAGCCGTCCCCGCAGACCACCCGCCGCGACTCGGTTCTGTCgggcaaggaggaggaggacgtGACCATGGACGCCTGGCGCATGCATCGGAAGCATGTCTTCGTGCTGAGCGAGGCGGGCAAGCCCGTGTACTCCCGCTACGGCTCTGAGGAGGCCCTGTCCAGCACCATGGGTGTCATGATGGCCCTGGTGTCCTTCCTGGAGGCTGAGAAAAACGCCATCCGGTCCATCCATGCAG ATGGCTATAAGGTGGTGTTCGTACGGAGGAGCCcgctggtgctggtggcagtGGCACGGACCCGGCAGTCGGAGCAGGAGATCGCCCACGAGCTGCTCTACATCTACTACCAGATCCTGAGCCTGCTCACTTGGACCCAGCTCAACCACATCttccagcagaagcagaactaTGACCTGCGCAGGCTCCTGGCTGGCTCCGAGCGCATCACTGACAACCTGCTGGACCTCATGGCCCACGACCCCAGCTTCCTCATGGGCGCCGTGCGCTGCCTGCCCCTGGCTGCCAGCGTGCGGGACGCTGTCAGCTCCAGCCTCCAGCAGGCCAAGGCCAAGAGCCTGGTGTTCTCCATTCTTCTGTCGGGGAACCAGCTGGTGTCTCTTGTGAGGAAGAAGGACCAGTTCCTCCACCCCATTGACCTCCATCTGCTCTTCAACCTCATCAGCTCATCTTCCTCCTTCCGGGAGGGGGAAGCCTGGACTCCCATTTGCCTCCCTAAGTTCAACTCCAGCGGCTTTTTCCACGCTCACATCTCCTACCTGGAGCAGGAGATGGACCTGTGCCTCCTGCTGGTTTCCACTGACCGCGAGGACTTCTTCACCGTGTCTGACTGTAAGCGGCGCTTCCAGGAGCGGCTGCGGCGGCGGGGGGTGCACCACGCTCTGCAGGAGGCCCTGCGCACCCCCTTCTACAGCGTGGCCCAGGTGGGCATCCCCGACCTCCGGCACTTCATCTACAAGTCCAAGAGCTCTGGGCTCTTCACCAG GTAA
- the MON1A gene encoding vacuolar fusion protein MON1 homolog A isoform X1, with protein MAADVHKKKGWEVPNGSLTPGDGQHTERSESPTPGLAQGTEPGAGQEGAMFVHTRSYEDLTSPEDGAAAARSPERRGEPGEPTTMEQISKDFSELSTQLTGMALDLEEEMRQSKEGKLEPSPQTTRRDSVLSGKEEEDVTMDAWRMHRKHVFVLSEAGKPVYSRYGSEEALSSTMGVMMALVSFLEAEKNAIRSIHADGYKVVFVRRSPLVLVAVARTRQSEQEIAHELLYIYYQILSLLTWTQLNHIFQQKQNYDLRRLLAGSERITDNLLDLMAHDPSFLMGAVRCLPLAASVRDAVSSSLQQAKAKSLVFSILLSGNQLVSLVRKKDQFLHPIDLHLLFNLISSSSSFREGEAWTPICLPKFNSSGFFHAHISYLEQEMDLCLLLVSTDREDFFTVSDCKRRFQERLRRRGVHHALQEALRTPFYSVAQVGIPDLRHFIYKSKSSGLFTSPEIEAPYVREEEKERLLGLYQYLHSRAHNSSRPLKNIYFTGPRENLLAWVTSAFELYICYSPLGTKAGAISAVNKLMKWIRKEEDRLFILTPQTY; from the exons ATGGCTGCGGATGTCCACAAGAAGAAAGGCTGGGAAGTGCCCAACGGGTCCCTGACACCGGGAGATGGGCAGCACACAGAGCGGTCCGAGAGCCCCACGCCGGGGCTGGCGCAGGGGACGGAGCCAG GGGCGGGCCAGGAGGGAGCCATGTTCGTGCACACCCGCTCCTATGAGGACCTGACGAGTCCCGAGGACGGGGCGGCCGCAGCACGGAGCCCGGAGAGGCGGGGGGAGCCGGGCGAGCCGACCACCATGGAGCAGATCAGCAAGGACTTCAGCGAGCTGAGCACGCAGCTCACGGGCATGGCCCTGGAcctggaggaggagatgagGCAGAGCAAGGAGGGGAAGCTGGAGCCGTCCCCGCAGACCACCCGCCGCGACTCGGTTCTGTCgggcaaggaggaggaggacgtGACCATGGACGCCTGGCGCATGCATCGGAAGCATGTCTTCGTGCTGAGCGAGGCGGGCAAGCCCGTGTACTCCCGCTACGGCTCTGAGGAGGCCCTGTCCAGCACCATGGGTGTCATGATGGCCCTGGTGTCCTTCCTGGAGGCTGAGAAAAACGCCATCCGGTCCATCCATGCAG ATGGCTATAAGGTGGTGTTCGTACGGAGGAGCCcgctggtgctggtggcagtGGCACGGACCCGGCAGTCGGAGCAGGAGATCGCCCACGAGCTGCTCTACATCTACTACCAGATCCTGAGCCTGCTCACTTGGACCCAGCTCAACCACATCttccagcagaagcagaactaTGACCTGCGCAGGCTCCTGGCTGGCTCCGAGCGCATCACTGACAACCTGCTGGACCTCATGGCCCACGACCCCAGCTTCCTCATGGGCGCCGTGCGCTGCCTGCCCCTGGCTGCCAGCGTGCGGGACGCTGTCAGCTCCAGCCTCCAGCAGGCCAAGGCCAAGAGCCTGGTGTTCTCCATTCTTCTGTCGGGGAACCAGCTGGTGTCTCTTGTGAGGAAGAAGGACCAGTTCCTCCACCCCATTGACCTCCATCTGCTCTTCAACCTCATCAGCTCATCTTCCTCCTTCCGGGAGGGGGAAGCCTGGACTCCCATTTGCCTCCCTAAGTTCAACTCCAGCGGCTTTTTCCACGCTCACATCTCCTACCTGGAGCAGGAGATGGACCTGTGCCTCCTGCTGGTTTCCACTGACCGCGAGGACTTCTTCACCGTGTCTGACTGTAAGCGGCGCTTCCAGGAGCGGCTGCGGCGGCGGGGGGTGCACCACGCTCTGCAGGAGGCCCTGCGCACCCCCTTCTACAGCGTGGCCCAGGTGGGCATCCCCGACCTCCGGCACTTCATCTACAAGTCCAAGAGCTCTGGGCTCTTCACCAG CCCCGAGATTGAGGCACCCTATGTgcgggaggaggagaaggagaggctCTTGGGGCTCTACCAGTACCTCCACAGCCGGGCTCACAACTCTTCGCGCCCCCTGAAGAACATCTACTTCACAGGCCCCCGTGAGAACCTCCTGGCTTGG GTAACCAGCGCCTTCGAGCTCTACATATGCTATAGTCCCCTGGGGACCAAGGCCGGCGCCATCAGTGCTGTCAATAAGCTCATGAAGTGGATCCGCAAGGAGGAAGATCGACTCTTCATCCTCACACCCCAGACATACTGA